Part of the Vitis vinifera cultivar Pinot Noir 40024 chromosome 13, ASM3070453v1 genome is shown below.
AGATGCTTGTTGGTCTGTGTTTGAGAAGCATGCATTTGAACATAGAAATATGGAAGATAATCCCAACTTGGTGTCCATTGGTAGGAAAATTGTTGGCAAGTGTGGGGGATTGCCCCTAGCAGCAAAATCCCTTGGTGGTCTCTTACGCTCTAAACAGAGGGAAGAAGAATGGGAAAGAGTGTCAAATAGCAAAATTTGGGATTTGTCAAGCACGGAATGTGAGATTCTTCCTGCGTTGCGATTGAGCTATCACTATGTCCCTTCATATTTGAAGAGGTGTTTTGCATACTGTGCAATGTTCCCCAAGGACTTTGAGTTCAACTCAAAAACTTTGGTCCTCCTCTGGATGGCTGAAGGTTTAATTCAGGAACCAAACGCTGATAACCTGACAATGGAAGATCTAGGAGACGACTATTTTTGTGAATTATTGTCAAGGTCATTTTTTCAATCATCAGGCACGGATGAATTCCGATTTGTGATGCATGATCTTATCTGTGATCTAGCTCGAGTTGCTTCTGGTGAAATATGCTTTTGTTTGGAGGATACCTTGGATAGTAATCGACAATCCACAATTTCTAAAGAGACTCGTCATTCATCATTTATTCGTGGAAAATTCGATGCGTTCAAGAAATTTGAAGCCTTTCAAGGGTTAGAACATTTAAGAACATTTGTGGCTTTACCAATTCAAGGTACGTTTACAGAATCTTTTGTAACTAGTTTGGTGTGTGATCATTTGGTGCCAAAATTTCGACAGTTAAGAGTCCTCTCTTTGAGtgaatatatgatttttgaGCTACCAGATTCTATTGGTGGATTAAAACATCTGCGTTATTTGAATTTGTCTTTCACCCAAATCAAATTATTGCCAGATTCAGTGACCAATCTCTATAATTTACAAACATTGATACTATCCAATTGTAAGCATCTTACAAGGTTGCCTTCCAACATCGGAAATTTAATTAGCCTTAGACATCTCAATGTTGTTGGATGTTCATTGCAAGACATGCCACAGCAAATAggcaaattaaagaaattgcAAACATTGTCTGATTTTATTGTGTCCAAAAGAGGATTTTTGGGAATAAAGGAGTTGAAGGATTTGTCACATCTGCGGGGGGAGATatgtatttcaaaattggaaaatgttGTGGATGTTCAAGATGCTAGAGATGCCAATCTAAAAGCTAAGCTCAATGTTGAAAGGTTGAGTATGATTTGGAGTAAAGAATTGGATGGTTCACATGATGAAGACGCTGAAATGGAAGTCCTTCTCTCTCTACAACCTCATACTAGTTTGAAGAAACTCAATATTGAAGGTTACGGTGGTCGGCAATTCCCCAACTGGATATGTGATCCCTCTTACATTAAATTGGTGGAGTTAAGTCTTATTGGTTGTATAAGATGCATATCAGTACCTTCGGTTGGGCAACTACCCTTCCTCAAGAAGTTAGTCATCAAAAGAATGGATGGAGTGAAAAGTGTGGGGCTGGAGTTTGAGGGCCAAGTTTCTCTTCATGCTAAGCCTTTCCAATGCTTAGAGTCTTTGTGGTTTGAGGATATGATGGAATGGGAAGAGTGGTGTTGGTCAAAAGAGTCATTTTCTTGCCTCCATCAATTGGAGATAAAAAATTGTCCAAGATTGATTAAGAAATTACCCACTCACCTAACTTCTCTAGTAAAGCTCAATATTGGGAATTGCCCAGAAATTATGGTTCGACGACCAACACACTTGCCTTCTCTTAAAGAGCTCAATATTTATTATTGCCCAGAAATGATGCCACAATTTGAGAATCATGAATTTTTCATTATGCCACTGAGGGAAGCGAGTAGAAGCGCAATTGACATCACCTCACATATTTATTTGGATGTTAGTGGAATATCACAGCTTTCCAGACTTCAGCCGGAGTTTATGCAGTCCCTGCCGAGGCTTGAACTTCTAGAAATTGACAATTCTGGTCAGTTGCAATGTTTGTGGCTGGATGGGTTGGGATTAGGAAACCTCTCTCGTCTTCGAATATTGAGTAGTGACCAACTTGTATCCTTGGGAGGGGAGGAGGAGGAAGTGCAAGGGCTGCCTTACAATCTTCAGCATTTGGAAATACGTAAGTGTGATAAGTTGGAGAAGCTTCCACATGGATTACAAAGCTATACATCTCTTGCAGAGTTGATCATCGAGGATTGCCCAAAACTGGTGTCATTTCCAGAGAAGGGTTTCCCGCTCATGCTTAGAGGTCTTGCTATTTCTAATTGTGAAAGTCTAAGTAGTCTACCTGATGGGATGATGATGAGAAACAGCAGCAACAACATGTGTCACCTTGAATACTTGGAGATAGAGGAGTGTCCATCTCTTATTTGCTTTCCAAAAGGGCAGTTACCCACCACCCTTAGGCGACTATTCATATCCGATTGTGAAAAGCTAGTGTCTCTTCCAGAAGACATCGATGTGTGTGCCATTGAACAGTTAATTATGAAGAGG
Proteins encoded:
- the LOC100249889 gene encoding putative disease resistance RPP13-like protein 1 gives rise to the protein MEAVGTLGVSIPLLSAEAIPPQNHFHLFSIFPSLLFALCLPLQNTMEVVGDALISAAVGLLFNELVSSDLIKFARQEDVHNELKKWKKELQSIQKELNDAEEKQITQEAVKSWLFDLRVVAYDMEDILDEFAYELMRRKPMGAEADEASSSKIRKFIPTCFTSFNTTHVVRNVKMGPKIRKITSRLRDISARKVGLGLEKVTGAATSAWRRLPPTTPIAYEPGVYGRDEDKKVILDLLGKVEPYENNVGVISIVGMGGVGKTTLARLVYNDEMAKKFDLKAWVCVSDVFDVENITRAFLNSVENSDASGSLDFQQVQKKLRDALTERKFLIILDDVWNENFGNWDRLRAPLSVGAKGSKLIVTTRNKNVALMMGAAENLHELNPLSEDACWSVFEKHAFEHRNMEDNPNLVSIGRKIVGKCGGLPLAAKSLGGLLRSKQREEEWERVSNSKIWDLSSTECEILPALRLSYHYVPSYLKRCFAYCAMFPKDFEFNSKTLVLLWMAEGLIQEPNADNLTMEDLGDDYFCELLSRSFFQSSGTDEFRFVMHDLICDLARVASGEICFCLEDTLDSNRQSTISKETRHSSFIRGKFDAFKKFEAFQGLEHLRTFVALPIQGTFTESFVTSLVCDHLVPKFRQLRVLSLSEYMIFELPDSIGGLKHLRYLNLSFTQIKLLPDSVTNLYNLQTLILSNCKHLTRLPSNIGNLISLRHLNVVGCSLQDMPQQIGKLKKLQTLSDFIVSKRGFLGIKELKDLSHLRGEICISKLENVVDVQDARDANLKAKLNVERLSMIWSKELDGSHDEDAEMEVLLSLQPHTSLKKLNIEGYGGRQFPNWICDPSYIKLVELSLIGCIRCISVPSVGQLPFLKKLVIKRMDGVKSVGLEFEGQVSLHAKPFQCLESLWFEDMMEWEEWCWSKESFSCLHQLEIKNCPRLIKKLPTHLTSLVKLNIGNCPEIMVRRPTHLPSLKELNIYYCPEMMPQFENHEFFIMPLREASRSAIDITSHIYLDVSGISQLSRLQPEFMQSLPRLELLEIDNSGQLQCLWLDGLGLGNLSRLRILSSDQLVSLGGEEEEVQGLPYNLQHLEIRKCDKLEKLPHGLQSYTSLAELIIEDCPKLVSFPEKGFPLMLRGLAISNCESLSSLPDGMMMRNSSNNMCHLEYLEIEECPSLICFPKGQLPTTLRRLFISDCEKLVSLPEDIDVCAIEQLIMKRCPSLTGFPGKLPPTLKKLWIWGCEKLQSLPEGIMHHHSNNTTNGGLQILDISQCSSLTSFPTGKFPSTLKSITIDNCAQMQPISEEMFHCNNNALEKLSISGHPNLKTIPDCLYNLKDLRIEKCENLDLQPHLLRNLTSLSSLQITNCETIKVPLSEWGLARLTSLRTLTIGGIFLEATSFPNHHHHLFLLPTTLVELSISNFQNLESLAFLSLQMLTSLRKLDVFQCPKLQSFIPREGLPDMLSELYIRDCPLLIQRCSKEKGEDWPKIAHIPCVKIDGKLILEQ